CAACGGAAGGAGATCCTTGTCCTGTAGTCCCTGGTAGGCGAGGTTGTGAATGGTAAACAGCGAGGCGGCCTGAACTCGAGGCTGGTCACGATAAAGAGTTTTCAGATAGACCGGGAGCAGCGCGGTCTGCCAGTCATGGGCATGATAGAGGTCTACAGCGAGGCCCAGTTGAGCGACGGCTTCCAGAATTGCCTGGCAGAAGAAGATAAATCGGATGCCGTTATCAGGATAGTCGGTGCCGGCCGGGCCGTAAATAAACGGCCGGTCGAAAAAGTCGGCTTTTTCGACAAAGAAGATCTTCAGGTTGGGGTTGGAGCCGTTAACCTCCAGGATGTTGCCGCTTATTTTGATGTTGCCCAGGGGAACCGAAACCTCAAGCCGCAGATTCGGGGTTGTCTCCAATTTTCTGATTTCACGGTAAAACGGCAGGAAAAGATAAACCTGATGGCCGCGGGCTGCCAGGGTTGTCGGCAGGGCTCCGGCGACATCAGCGAGACCGCCGGTCTTGACAAAAGGCGCAGCTTCCGAAACGGCAAACAGAATCTTCATTACCTTCTCTTAGCTCCTGATAACAGCGTGATCCAAGATTTGATTTCCCGCAGCTTGATCAGATTTTAGCATCCCGAAGGAATTTAGCTGATTCTTCGGGGGGGGTCGGGTTGATATAAAACCCGGAACCCCATTCAAAACCGGCAACCCGGGTCAGTTTAGGGATGATCTCGATATGCCAATGATAGAAGGTTGAGGTGTCGATGTAATTGACCGGGGCGGTATGCATAATGAAGTTGTAGGGGGGGGTGTCCAGCACCCGGTTCAGTCTTTTCAGGGTGTCTGAAAGAATCAGAGCGAGACCTTCAATCATATTCTTGCTGTTGTTTTGGTAGTCGTGGGTGTGTTTTTTCGGAAGAATCCAGGTTTCAAAGGGAAAGCGCGGGGCAAAGGGGCAGATCGCGATAAATTCGTGATTTTCGCTGACCATCCGCAAACCTTGATTGATTTCCTGCTGAATGATATCGCAGAAGACGCAGCGTTCTTTGTAGTCGTAAAACTTTTTGGCGCCGTCGACTTCTTCCTTGGCTCTTTTGGGGACAATTGGCAGGGCGATAATCTGGGAATGAGAGTGTTCGACCGTGGCCCCGGCTGCCAGACCTTGATTTTTAAAAACCAGAATATAGCGAAACCGTCCGTCTCCGGCCAGATCGCGAATGCGATCCCGGTAGGCCCAGAGAACATCTTCAACCGTTTCGATCGGCATGGTTGCCAGGGTTGCCTGATGATCCGGGGTTTCGATGATGACTTCATGCGCCCCGATGCCGTTCATTTTGTCGTAAACCCCGTCCCCCTGACGCATGATGTCCCCTTCGATATGAAGTGCGGGGAATTTATTGGGGACCACGCGCAGGCGCCAGTTCTGGTCATTGCTCTGGCTGCCGGGTTGCCGGTAGGCCAGAATCTCTGGGGGAACCACGTCTTCGTTGCCTGGGCAGAACGGGCAGAAGCCGCTCTTTCTTTCCTGTTTCATGGTGCTGAATTCCGAGGGTCTCTTGCCCCGTTCCCGGGAGATGATGACCCAGCGGTCGACGATGGGATCCTTGCGTAATTCGGACATGTTGATGCCTTTTCAGCTCTTGGAGCGGAACGGATTTCGAGCTCCGCTCTAATTATCGGATAATCAGCCCATCAGGCTTGGA
This sequence is a window from Pseudomonadota bacterium. Protein-coding genes within it:
- the galT gene encoding galactose-1-phosphate uridylyltransferase; the encoded protein is MSELRKDPIVDRWVIISRERGKRPSEFSTMKQERKSGFCPFCPGNEDVVPPEILAYRQPGSQSNDQNWRLRVVPNKFPALHIEGDIMRQGDGVYDKMNGIGAHEVIIETPDHQATLATMPIETVEDVLWAYRDRIRDLAGDGRFRYILVFKNQGLAAGATVEHSHSQIIALPIVPKRAKEEVDGAKKFYDYKERCVFCDIIQQEINQGLRMVSENHEFIAICPFAPRFPFETWILPKKHTHDYQNNSKNMIEGLALILSDTLKRLNRVLDTPPYNFIMHTAPVNYIDTSTFYHWHIEIIPKLTRVAGFEWGSGFYINPTPPEESAKFLRDAKI